The genomic segment GATCATACCGGGAGAATGACGCAGTTTCGCAGCCAAATACGGACAGGAATCGGTGAATACAGGAGATCTGATCAGAGGCTGAACGGAATAATTGATCAGCCGGGACAGTTCTGGGAGGGCACTTCAAGCGGGGCGTTCCGGGATCAGTATATCTGACTTCGCCTTCTTTCCAGCTGATGCAGTAGCTTCCGGATACATCAACAGGGAGCCCGTGAAGATGGCGAACCTCCTTGAAGAAACTGATCAGCGAAAGGCCGGTCAGACCAACAGTAAATCAGTAAAATCCGGCCGGACTTTTTCGCGGAGATTCGGCTGTTTATGCAGTATGAAGAAGGAATCATACCCGGCCGGACGGGAGTACATAAAACTCAGGCTCAGCCAGGTCTTTTTAACGGGAAGGGGTGTTTCCATGGGAGCTTCTGAAACGCTGAACATGATTTTTCGCACGCTGTCGTATCGCTCCGCGGCACTTGACGATCAGATCGAACGACTGAAACGTGCCAACAGAAAGCTGGGACGAGAACAGGCGGAGGCGCTGCACGCGATCCGCCGTCTGACTCAGCCGGAAACAGGAGCGCACTGGACTGGCTCCCATGCCCGTTCTTTTCAAAGGAAAAGGGATGATGCGCAGGACAGGATGCGTGCCAGAATGACAGCAAGCATAGACGGCTACCAGCGAGGGATTGAATCGAAAATTCGCGAGCTGCGGATGGAAAGTGATTTTCTCCAGTCAACCGGCAGTATGGCAAGGGAAGCCGGCCGAATGCTGGACAGAGGGGAAAAAGCAGCAGATGCTCTGGAACGCAATCTGACATCTATTAAAAGGCGGTTGTTCTAATGTACAAGATTGAGCTCAATGACAGTGTGGTGAAGAGTCGAATAGACCAGGCGGAACAGGCCCTCAGTCGCTTGATGCCTCCGGGATCTTTTTCCTGTGGCAGTAATCGGCTGGCTGCAACAGGAGCCTGGCGGGAAAGGGAACAGATGCTGGTACGGCTTTTATCTGCCTATCTGGCCGGTGTGCAGAAAAATATCAGTGATACACGGGCCAATGTTGACCTTCTGAAGCGGCAGGACGAGGTGATCAGATGAGGGCGGCCCGTTATGGCGGCGCAGGTTCGGCAGGCAGCACTCAGGTTTATGATGCGGAATCACTCAAAGCTGCTGCTGAATCGCAGGCAGATACTTATCAAAATCTTCGCGATCAGTTCCATGCTCTCCGGACAGCGTTTACGCAGCTCTCTGAACTGGGTTCCGACTTCCAGGGGCAGGGCGCAACCGCGATTAAAAACTTCTATTCAGCGCAGGTGCAAGTCGTTGATGCCTGGCTGAGACTTCTGGACAAGCAGGTCGCTTATTATCGGGGCATTGCCGGTGAGATTGACGACAGGCAGTTAGGTGGCAGGACCCATGTGCAAATCCCTTTTCTCAATGAAGATCTGATGATGGGCTACGCCCGTTCCAAAGCTATGATCAGGGATCAGCGCGAACAGATTTCCCGAATCCTCCGCAGTGTTTCCGATCTTGTTTCAATCCCCGTTTTCTCTAATCATGATGTGGATCAGGCACTGGATGAGGCTGAAAAAAAGCGGGCGCAGACGGTGCTTGATGTCCAGAATCTTGATCAGAGCCTGACGAGTGAATACCATCAGATTACCGAAGATCTGCCGTACATTGCCTCGCTTTATGGCGAACTGATTCACGCAACGAAGCAGGGTGCGGACGTGCAGCCGATGCATTTCAACGCTGAAGCCTGGCGTAGCAGTGCTATTTACCAGGCACAGGATGAAATGAAGCAGGTAACGGGAAATTATCTGCAATACAAAAAGCAGCAGGAAAATGTTCGCGAGATGGAGAAGCAGAAAGAGGCGGAAGCAAACCGGCCATGGTATCAAAAAGCCGGATCTGCGATGGCCACATTTGCCGGTGAGCTCTCCGGCTATTATGATTATCTCAGGGCGGTCGAAGGCATCGATCCGGAGACCGGACGAAAGCTGAGCGCCGGCGAACGCGCCACTGCCGGGGCCATGGCGGCGGCAACATTTATCCCGATTATCGGCTGGGGCGGACGGATCGCCAAAGGCGGCACGGCCCTCTACAAAACGACGCGCGGCACGGAAGCAGTCGGTAAAGCACTGAACACTTACGACCAGGCAAACCAAACACTCAAAGTGCTCAGCCAAAGTGAAAAAGGAATCACCGCCCTGCTCGCCGCAAACGGCATCACTCAGGCCACCACCGGCAGAGATCTGTTCGGCAGACAGCTGACGGAAGACGAGCAAAGAAGCAGCCTCCTTCAAGGCGTGTTCATGATGAATCTCTTCACCCGCAGGCTCGCCATTTCACCCGAGCAAAAAGCGAGTGTGCATGAGCAGAGCCAGGCATTTAAAGCACATGTAGCCAAAATTGTCCATAATGCTAAAGCATCGGTCAGCTCAAACAAATGGAAACCGGCGATGGCCGGGGCATCCGATGATCTTGCGAAAGTGAGTGATGATGCAGAGGGTATAGCGAAGACACTTAGTGCGACGAAAGTTGATAGGTCGGGGAATATTGGTGAGAAGAGCTCAGCAGGTGTTGGGAGAGCGAATGATGACGCTATACATTCTAATTTAGTTAGTACTTTCGGAGAAATGAATGATGAAGATGCTATTAGATATAATCAATATTGGGTAGATGTCTCAAAAGGATTGGACACTGAAACTCGAGTAAAATTAACTCAATGGGGTCACTATAGACCAAGCACTAGTCTATACAGTGAGTACAAACATGTATATGATAACCCTAAATATTATAATCAGGAAACGGGAGAAATTTATTGGCCTAAGAATAATGGTGCAGAACTAGGGACTGAGGAAAGAGTATCCATGGGATCTGGAGATACATTTGGTAGAATTGGAGGAGAAAAAGGAAGGTTCGTCGCTCCTTGTGGAACTTCTCCAGAACAACTATCACTTGCTCCAGGAACCGACTTGTCTAAATACACGGAGTATAGAGTTTTGCAAGAGATACCTGATATTGAAAAAGCAAGGGTAGCCCCTTGGTTTGATCAACCAGGTGGAGGAATTCAATTCTTCATGCCAGCGAAAATAAAGGATTTATTACAACAGGGGTATATTGAAAAAATAGGAAAGTAAGGAAGTGTGATTAATTTTGAAGCTCCTAAAATTATTGGATACAATGGATTTGAAGAAAGAAATAAATCCAAAAATAAAAACTTTAAACTATTATTCTAACGAGATATATTTCAGCCATCCTAATTTAGGCTATGATGGTTCTTATATTTATAGTGATGCCCAAGGGTATCATTATGTTGAAACAGAAAGAGGTGAGAAAACAACACATAAAGTAACAGATGATGTATTTGAAATTAGTTATTGGGTGCTTGAACCGATTGTAAGCGAGATTGCCTTTAATTTTGAATCAAAAAATAGAGTTTATGGTGAAGATTCTAGGAAGCTGGCTTTTAGAAAAAAATTAGAACTTTTCTCATTAATTGGAGAAAATTTTAAAAAGAGAGAAGAAATTGAGCAAAGTGAAATATTAAAAAGAGTACCATATAAACATATCAAAGAAAATTAACATAGACTAGTGCATCGTAACTACGATTTCAAAGTTTATTGTAATAAAATTCCTTTTTTGGTACTATTTAGTTAAAAAAGTGAAATGATGCGACACATAAAATACATTATTGCTTTGAATGACGACGAAGTGACCCTCCTTGAGAAGATCTTTAAAGACAAAACGACCAGTCAAACCACCAAGAAACGCAGTCAGATTTTACTGGATGCCGACGTCAATCACGGAAAAACACGCCAACGTAAAGAAATTGCAAAATAAAGTCGCGTTGCCCCTTAACCGTAGCCAATGTGATCAGGCTTTTTGTAAACAACGGCCTGGATGATGCCCTAACTTTTAAACGCGGTTAAGGTTCAAATCACTCAAACCAAAAAATCGATGGCGAAGCCGAAACAAAAATCATTGAACTGGCTTGCGGACCTGCGCCTGAAGGCTATTCGCGCTGGTCATTACGGCTGTTGGAAAAGGAATCCAAAGTGATTTTGGATGTGCCTGTGAAAAAAGATGCAATCGGTCGGATGTTAAAAAAAACGAACTTAAACCTCACCGTGATGACTACTGAGCGATCCCCAAGAAACAAGACGCCGATTTTGTAGCACATATGGAGGACGTGCTGGACGTCTATTCGCAACCGTATGATCCACAAAAGCCGTTAATCTGTCTGGATGAAAAGACCTACATGATGCATGCGGATAAAGTTAAACCCTTACCGATCAAAAACAAAAGCCCACGCAAAATCGACTATGAATATGAACGAAAAGGTTCCTGTTCTATCTTCGGACTTATTGAACCCTTGACCGGCAAGCAATATGTCGATGTCAGACCGACTCGGACAGCGGTGGACTTTGCCGAAGTGGTGCATCATTTAGTTGATGATTTATATCCCCAAGCCGAGAAAATAGTTCTGGTTATGGACAATCTGAACACGCATCGCATCAGCTCGTTGTATAAAAAGTATCCGCCGGCCGAAGCCAGACGAATTTTGGATAAACTGGACATTCACTATACGCCGAAACACGGCAGTTGGCTAAATATTGCAGACAAAAAGCGAGTGTGCATGAGCAAAGTCAAGCGTTTAAAGCACATGTAGCCAAAATTGTCCGCGATACAAAAGCATCAGTCAGCTCAAGTCAATGGAAACCGGCAATGGACGGGGCGTCCGATGATCTTGCGAAAGTGAGTGATGATGCAGAGGGTATAGCGAAGACGCAGCGATTGGCGAAAAGTGATACGAATGTTAACAAGGCAGATGAAGTGATTGAAAACAAAATTGAAGGTTTAAGAAAAAATGAAGTTCATGGTATTGAAATAGATAGATCTAACCATGGAAGATATACAAACAGATTAGATTATTTGCATAATAAATTTGGAGCAATGTCTGCAAGTGAATTACACGCTGAAATTAATAGGCCACAGTTAAGAAGAATGTTAGAAGACTATAGTCCATCTGATTATGCGAGAAACTAGCAGGGAAGTACTCCTTATTTTGGAATAAATGAATATGTAGATAAATTTTATTCAAAGGGTACTGTACTATGCGCAGGAGAGCCATATACTTCGTGGTATTTTTCGAAAAATGAGGTTATCTTGGAATCCGGAAAGGATGCGCAAAAACTCTTTGAGGGCTTACAAGTAAAACTTTTTTTGCTGAAGGTATGGATAAAGCGATTTACAGAGAGAAAATGGGAGCATATAGATTGAATGCTGATTTAAAAGGAGCAAATGGTTTTGCAAAAGCAAATCCACAGTTTGGAAAAGGCGGCTTAGAACAAATTTTTATCCCTGATTTTCAAGAGTTATTGCATAATAAATTTATAAGTAGAATTGATGGTGTATCATTTTGGATAAATGTTATTTTTGATGACAATCGAATGAAAATTATCGAATTAAGTGATGCTAATGAAACATTTCAAAACTCATATAATGATTGGTCAAATTATAGATACGAGAAAAAAAGAGAAGCACACGATAGGTGGATCTTACGACAATTAGGGAGACCATTTGAAGAAAAAACAAATGCATTGACTTTTAATCGAAGTTGGGGAAGTGCTACTTCCTATACTGATATGAAAAATGGCGAAGTGAAAATTATGATATCTTATAAATAAATTAGCTTTGCTAAAGAACCGTAAGAGTACATGATTTAATGCATCTTTGCGGATTTTATTTTCGAAATAGAATCTAAAGTGACTAATAATCTAAAAACCATTCGAAAGTAATACCATGTGAATAACCGAAAAAACGTGTTTTAACGAATAATATTACAAGAGAATTCAGATTGGGCAAGTCTGAAACTACAACAATGAAGCCTGGTACAATTATCGATAGATTTGGTTACGAAGCTGGAACGTTTGTTTCACCTTATGGAGTTCCATATGAAATGCGCTCATTAACTCCTGAAACATATTTAAAGCCATATAAGGTTTATGTAATAAGAAAACCAATAGAAGTGCAAGTTGGAAAAATTGCTCCATGGTTTGATGAATCAGGTCACGGCATTCAATATGAGCTGAATCAATCAGTAAGAAGTTTAATAAATAAAGGAATAATTGGAAGGATAGGAAAATGATTATGAAAAAAAATGAATTACAGCAATTGTTAACTACTGCTAATATTCCTGTGGATTTATACAAATTAAATGGAGGGTTGCCCAATGAAGCATTTTGTTTAAATAACAATAAAGAAAATAATGTTTGGGAAGTATATTATAGCGAGCGCGGGTTGAAATCACAGTTAAAGAAATTTAACTCAGAAGATGAGGCTTGTGATTATTTTTATAAAACAATGTTAGAATTTCTAAATTGATAGCATTTATCCGATTAACTATCGTCGTTTAATTATGTACCTCGGAATAACCGAAGGAAAAGATGCCGAGATATAGAGAGCCTGTAAAGAAAAACTTGAGGCTTATGGGCGCTGTACCCAAAACGTCACAGAAGTCTGCATGGATATGTCTGCGGCCTTTATTAAAGGGGCTTCCGACTACTTTCCGGACGCGTCGATTACCTTTGACAAGTTCCATGTGATTCAGGAAGCCAACCGGGCGGTCGATGTCGTACGCCGGAACGAACGGAATCGTTGTGCCGATTTAAAGAATACGCGTTATATCTGGCTGAAGAACGAGAAGAACCTGACGAAAAAGCAGAAAGAAACCCTCGATAAGTTGAAGGACAGCGAACTGGATACAGCCAAAGCCTACCGCATGCGCCTATGCCTTCAGGAGATCTACAAATATCCGGCTCAAATTGCACCGGCGGTGCTTGAAGACTGGATCCAATGGGGCCTGCGCTGCCGGCTGGCCCCCATGGTGGATCTCGCAAAGACACTGAAAAAGCATTACGGCGGTGTGGTCAGGTGGTTCCAATCCCAACTCAACAATGGGATATTGGAAGGTATCAACAGCCTATTCCAGGCCGCGAAGCGGAAAGCCAGAGGCTACCGCTCCGATAAGAATATCATCGCCATGGTCTATCTGCTTGCCGGGAAATTAGACTTCGCACAAAAATAAAAGAACAGGCATCAGTGCGGAGCCACGTATCGCTCACAACCGAACCCGTTCCCTTGTCCATGGATTAGTCTGTCCATTCTGGAGAGGTTTATTCAGGCATCAGACGGTGAACGTGGAGCGAGCAATTGAACCCGTTCCCTTGTCCGATTTTCATAGATTATCTGGAAACTACTTTACCAAACTTTGTCCTATTTCACGGGTTTTAGCGAAGAGCCTTAATTTTAGCTAAGAATATCATCATCATATTCTAGTATTTGTATTTCAATTGTTTTATCTCTTTTAACTCGACTTCGACAGTTGTAGGCACAATCTTTCAAGTGAGCGATTAAAGGAATCCCGTGTCCTAGGAATTTTTTTAAATTATCCACATGTGTATAATAGGTCATCTAAAAGTTATCCATAGGCACACATCTGTGGATAACCATGCTTGATGTTGAAACTCACCTGTAATATAATATAGGCATGTACTTACGAAGGGTTTCTCGAAAAAATAAAGATGGTCGTACAGTAGCCTATCTGCAGCTGGCTCAAAATGAGTGGGATTCCAAGGCCAAATATGCCAAAGCAAGGGTGATTTATTCGTTCGGTCGCGAGGATCAACTGGATGTTGACGCGCTCCGTCGGCTGGTGGAAAGCATTTCAAGGTATCTCTCTCCTGAAGAAGCCCTGCGGGCTCAGTCTGAGATTGGTCAGGCGGCTGATTTTGCTTTCAAAGCATCCAAAAGGCTGGGTGGAGTCTGGACACTGGATCAGCTCTGGAAAATGCTGAGCATGGACCAGATCATTCATGAATTATTGGCGGGTCGTAAACATGATATCGACGTCGAACGACTCATCTTCGCTACGGTAGCCAATCGAGCTCTGGATCCAATCAAGCAAGCTGGGGCTTGAGGAGTGGATACAGGATGAAGTGGCACTGCCTGGACTCAATGAGGCACATGTCCATCAGTTTTACCGTGCCATGGATTTACTTCTGGAAATGCGCAGCCAGCTGGAGGAACAGGTTTATTTTTCGACAGCGAATCTACTGAATCTTGAAGTCGACCTGATCTATTTTGATACAACCTCGTCCTACTTTGAGGTTGAGCCCCAGAAAGCTCCGGAAAAGGAAAATCTGCGAAAGCTGGGCTATTCCAAAGACAAACGTCCGGATCTGCTGCAGGTGGTCATCGGCATGGCCGTTACGAAGGAAGGCTTGCCCATCCGATGCTGGGTCTGGCCAGGTAACACGGCGGATAAAACAGTCGTTGAAGAGGCCAAAAAGGATTTAGTTGGCTGGAAGCTGGGACGGGTGATCAGTGTGATGGACCGTGGCTTTTCCACGGAGGACAATCTAACGACGCTGCAGCGTGCCGGAGGGCATTATATTGTTGGTGAGCCCATGCGTTCCGGTAAGAAAATTGTGGATGAAGCGATGTCCCGCAAGGGACGTTATCAAAAGGTTCGCAACCATCTTGAGGTTAAGGAGATTGTCGTCGGGGACGGAGAAAAGCGGCAGCGTTTTATCCTCGCCTACAACTCAAAAGAAGCAGAGAAAGATAAGAAACAGCGGGAACGACTGGTTCGTGATTTGGAGATGGCTCTGGAAGACTTACATCAGTTGCCTGAAAAGAAGCATACCAAAGCGGCCTGTGCCCTGCGGTCACATAAGCTTTATGGTCGTTATCTTCGCCAGCTGAAGGACGGGCAGCTGAGAATTAATCGGCAGGCGCTTCGAGATGCGGCGCGTTATGACGGGAAATACCTGATTCGAACATCGGATGATACCCTGTCCGCAGAAGAAGTGGCGCTGGGATACAAGAACCTGATGGCTGTAGAAAATGGATTCCGAACCTTAAAGTCTACACTCTGTCTTCGACCGATGTACCATCGGATCGAGGATCGGATTAAGACGCACGTTTTACTGAACTGGCTGGCTCTGCTTCTTATTCGGCTGGCGGAACTGAAGACCGGTGAAACCTGGCCAAAACTGAAACATACCATGGATCAGATGGTTCTGGGCAAATTTTCTTCAAAAAAAGGAGACTTCTATCAAAGGACGGAAATCACCGCAAAACAGCATGAAATCATTAAGGCTCTTGGGATAAAGGTCCCTCGAAAGATATGTCGAATCGACCTTAAATCCTAGATACACACATATAAAAATTAAAAGTCCGAAAACAGGCTACCTGTCGCCTTTTTTCGGACTTTTGTGTACCTAGAAACTGTCGAAGTCGAGTTTAATCAGCTCTTCAACTGTGGTTTCATCTATCTGTCTTTTTGTTTGACGTAATACTTGTGTTATCTCCAGCGATACATTATATTTTTTCAAAACTTTTAATAGTATCTAACAAATCTTGCAGCTTCTCTGGAGTCTTTAAATAATCCCAAGTCAAAACAGGAAGTTGATTTTCAATTTGTTTTTTAACTTTACTAATCGATTCGCCACTATATTTTCTAATTTGGGGTATGAGCTTGTTTGCATTATCTACGCTTATAAATTTCACTTCAATTGTATTACCCATACAAATCTTAACCCCCTAAAAGTCTTTAATTTTATTTATCTACTCTCCTGGTATGCTGGCACAGGCGCATGCGGTAGGCCTTGGCTGTATCCAGTTCGCTGTCCTTCAACTTATCGAGGGTTTTTTATGCTTTTTCGTCAGGTTCTTCTCGTTCTTCAGCCAGATATAACGCGTATTCTTTAAATCGGCACAACGATTCCGTTCGTTCCGGCGTACGACATCGACCGCCCGGTTGGCTTCCTGAATCACATGGAACTTGTCAAAGGTAATCGACGCGTCCGGAAAGTAGTCGGAAGCCCTTTTAATAAAGGCCGCAGACATATCCATGCAGACTTCTGTGACGTTTTGGACACGGCCCCCATGGGCTTCGAGTTTTTCTTTACAGGCTCTCCATGTCTCGGCATCTTTCCCTTTGGCGACGTGGATGACATTTTTCTTTTCGGAATCCACAAAGATCGTAATATAATTGTGCCCGCGCTTTGAGGAGGTCTCGTCGGTATTAATCTTTGTCACCTGGGACAAGTCCTGAACAGCTAAAGCGTGATCTACATAATGATGCAGAATCCGCCATAGTCGGGTATCATGTTCACCGACCAGACGGCTGACCGCGTTCATCGGCATATCTTTAACCAATTTCATAATCCAGGCATCAAAAAGTTTGGTAAAACCCGCACGGGGCTTGATGGCCCATGGAATTTCCACCCGCTGTTTTTTACCACACTTTTTACAATCTGTCCTCGGATGTTCCGCGTGGATGTAGCAGGGGTATTCTAAAAAGTTCAGATGCCTCCACGTACGATCGTAATCAGCGATATCATAGATCGGCTGGTGTCCGGCACCACAGTTTGGACACGATAACAGCGCTTCTTTGTAGACTTTTAAATAAACATCCAACTTTTTTTGGCTTTCGTTGAAGATACAGTCATGAACGTACCAGGGTTCTGTAATATGGAATAAGTTTTCCAGGTCATTGAATTCTACTAACATTTGAAAACCACCTGTCGTTTTTAATTAGGTAGTTTCCAGTATTTCCAGGTTCATTCATTTTAATCAGCGAAGAAGCGATTAAGTTACCTCAAGATATTACTGTTTATAGAGGGACTGACTCAAGACCTTTTGAACAATTATTAGAGATAGATCAATTAACTGGAGAATATAATTGGCACACTTTAATTGGAAAAACTTTTAAAGAGTATGCATTTTTAAGTACTTCTGTCGAACAAAGAGCAGCTTTTAATCACTTAAATGTGTCTTGGGAAATTAATCTGCCTAAAGGAACTACTGGAGGAATGTTAAATCAAGTAAGCAACTACCCGATAGAAGCAGAATTTTTACTTAATGCAGGGCAAGAATTTCTAATTTCAGACACCAAAGTGGATAGTTTTGGTAATGTTAAGGTAATAATGGATTTAATTTTAAATTCAAAGTAGGAGGTCATTCTATGAGCAGGAGAATGGTGGATCGATGGGAAGATGACAATAAAAGTTATTTAAAATTGAATATTAAAAATAGAATTTATCCTACTTTGTATGGTTTAGTAATTGGGGATTGTTTAGGGGTACCAGTAGAATTTAAAAAAAGAGGGACTTTCACTATTGCCGATATGGAAGGTTATGGAACCTATAATCAACCTAAAGGGACATGGTCAGATGATTCCTCATTAACGTTTTGCTTAATGGAGAATATTGTGGAAAATGGTGATGAAGCTTCATTGTTACGGAAATTTGTAAAATATAAAGAAGAGGGGTATCTAACCCCATATGGTGCAATGTTTGATATTGGAAACACTACAATAGAAGCGGTAAACCGTTTCCTGGGGGGATCATCACCCAGTCAATGCGGTGGCAAAGAAGAGTATGACAATGGAAATGGTGCTCTAATGAGAATTGCGCCTTTAGCATTTATATTATGTAGCAATTTTAACTTTATTGAAAAGTGTAATGTAATTAAAAAGTATACGGAGTTGACACATGCGCATCCAAGATCAATAGTCGGCTCGATTATCTATATTCAGCTGTTAATCGCAATGTATTTAAACAATTCCATTAATTTATCTATTTCAGGAATAGAGAAACTGTTCAAAACAAATTTCAATGAAAATCATGTATATAGAAAAGAGTTAGAGAGTTATAAGAGAATTTTTCAAGACGGTTTTTTTGACTTAAAAGAAAATGAAATAAAATCAAGTGGATATGTAGTGGATACACTGGAAGCAGCTATTTGGTGTTTAGGTACAACAAAGACCTTTGAAGGAGCGGTATTAAAGGCAGTTAATTTAGGTGGAGATACAGATACGATAGCTTCTATTACTGGAAGTTTGGCGGGGATTTACTATAAAATGGATGCTATCCCGGAAAAGTGGATAAGACAAATTGCAAGTAAAGAAAAAGTTGATGAGTTAATTAATAGATTCATGTTGTATTGTGCAAATCAAGCGGTAATTAAGGAATATGGTGAGTTATAAAAAAAGAATTAGTTACCGAACAAATTAAAATGGCCGGAAGTATGATTACTGAACAGTTAAAGAGTACCTATCCAAATGTTAAATTAACTCAATGATTATAGGTGACGGTGGCCACGTCATCGGCCCCCTTTTGCCAAAAAATAGGCCACCTAATGCCAAGAATTAGTCCACCTTCTGCCATAATTTGATCCATAGGTATTGAATAATGCCTTTTGTCCACGCCCAGTGAACAGGCCGCTATTTCGAAGATTTCGATCATGATGATTGGCGGTGGAAAAATTAGAGAAAAATCCTAGTAAGATTCATCAATAGATGGCCGGTTCTGGCCCTTCCCTATCTAACTACTACGACCATTTTCTTTGAGGTTCTGACAAGGGCGACCGTAGGGAGGGCGGAGCCTTTACCCTTGCCAGGTTCTCAGAGAAAGTGGATACTCTCTCAAGATAGGGAAAGGGAACAGCGCAGAAACTGACGGGGCTCACCATCTGCCTCCTGGTCTATTTACTTGCAGAAGGTGGCTCATGTTGTGGCAGAACATGGCCTACTTTTTGGCACGAGTGGCCTATTTCGATGGCCGCCTTCAATAGGGATGGAGAAGGTACAATTGGAAAATATTGTTTCTGATTTTAAGGCTTTCAAACCTGTGAATAAAGATGTATAAAAAAGGCACTCTACTACCTTGAATTTCTAATAATTTGGAGCCCATTGGATTTAAGTCAATCTTTTGGACACCATTCGAGCAGCACCCTCACATTGGGATGAGGGTGCTGTTTTTTGCTTAATAGAAATTCTGCCAGGGCGGCGCAGCCTACAAAATGGTGCGCAGCATGAATGAATGAATGAAGACGTCCGGCCATGCACTGAACACCTGCGACCGGACAGGCCAGCCGTTCAAGTTGCTCAGCCAGAGTGAGAAACACATCGATGCTGCCTGCCCCACATAACGTCCCCGGGATCGACACCTGCGCCCCGGAAAAATCCGAAGTGTGAATACATGTATCGTGAAGCTGAATCACTTATCTGGGGACGATACGGAATGCCAAATGGGGAAAAAGGCCTGATAAATCCATACTGTTTTCATGATATTTCTTTCAGCGTGCGGGATTTTTCGGGGTTTTTCGTGACTTATGGCGGTGCCCTTCTGGAATTTATGTGTTTTATAATGTGAGAAAGAAAGTGCTTACTTCACATAAGCGTCACAGAAAAGTCGCATGTTTTTCAAATAATCCGGAAAACTTCTGTTGAAAAATGCTCAGCGATCAATCCGCTTTATGGTGGATTCATCATAATATACGCACACCAAGTTGTGCAATAACCCGAGGAGGTTTTTTCATGGCAGGACAGATCAGGCTTACACCGGAAGAATTACGCAGTTTCGCGGCGAAATACGGACAGGAATCGGCGAACGCGGGAGATATGATCGGACGTCTGAACGGGATGATTG from the Sporolactobacillus sp. Y61 genome contains:
- a CDS encoding IS630 family transposase; the encoded protein is MPKKQDADFVAHMEDVLDVYSQPYDPQKPLICLDEKTYMMHADKVKPLPIKNKSPRKIDYEYERKGSCSIFGLIEPLTGKQYVDVRPTRTAVDFAEVVHHLVDDLYPQAEKIVLVMDNLNTHRISSLYKKYPPAEARRILDKLDIHYTPKHGSWLNIADKKRVCMSKVKRLKHM
- a CDS encoding TNT domain-containing protein, whose translation is MGKSETTTMKPGTIIDRFGYEAGTFVSPYGVPYEMRSLTPETYLKPYKVYVIRKPIEVQVGKIAPWFDESGHGIQYELNQSVRSLINKGIIGRIGK
- a CDS encoding T7SS effector LXG polymorphic toxin, whose protein sequence is MRAARYGGAGSAGSTQVYDAESLKAAAESQADTYQNLRDQFHALRTAFTQLSELGSDFQGQGATAIKNFYSAQVQVVDAWLRLLDKQVAYYRGIAGEIDDRQLGGRTHVQIPFLNEDLMMGYARSKAMIRDQREQISRILRSVSDLVSIPVFSNHDVDQALDEAEKKRAQTVLDVQNLDQSLTSEYHQITEDLPYIASLYGELIHATKQGADVQPMHFNAEAWRSSAIYQAQDEMKQVTGNYLQYKKQQENVREMEKQKEAEANRPWYQKAGSAMATFAGELSGYYDYLRAVEGIDPETGRKLSAGERATAGAMAAATFIPIIGWGGRIAKGGTALYKTTRGTEAVGKALNTYDQANQTLKVLSQSEKGITALLAANGITQATTGRDLFGRQLTEDEQRSSLLQGVFMMNLFTRRLAISPEQKASVHEQSQAFKAHVAKIVHNAKASVSSNKWKPAMAGASDDLAKVSDDAEGIAKTLSATKVDRSGNIGEKSSAGVGRANDDAIHSNLVSTFGEMNDEDAIRYNQYWVDVSKGLDTETRVKLTQWGHYRPSTSLYSEYKHVYDNPKYYNQETGEIYWPKNNGAELGTEERVSMGSGDTFGRIGGEKGRFVAPCGTSPEQLSLAPGTDLSKYTEYRVLQEIPDIEKARVAPWFDQPGGGIQFFMPAKIKDLLQQGYIEKIGK
- a CDS encoding DUF5082 family protein, producing the protein MGASETLNMIFRTLSYRSAALDDQIERLKRANRKLGREQAEALHAIRRLTQPETGAHWTGSHARSFQRKRDDAQDRMRARMTASIDGYQRGIESKIRELRMESDFLQSTGSMAREAGRMLDRGEKAADALERNLTSIKRRLF
- a CDS encoding ISL3 family transposase; amino-acid sequence: MLVEFNDLENLFHITEPWYVHDCIFNESQKKLDVYLKVYKEALLSCPNCGAGHQPIYDIADYDRTWRHLNFLEYPCYIHAEHPRTDCKKCGKKQRVEIPWAIKPRAGFTKLFDAWIMKLVKDMPMNAVSRLVGEHDTRLWRILHHYVDHALAVQDLSQVTKINTDETSSKRGHNYITIFVDSEKKNVIHVAKGKDAETWRACKEKLEAHGGRVQNVTEVCMDMSAAFIKRASDYFPDASITFDKFHVIQEANRAVDVVRRNERNRCADLKNTRYIWLKNEKNLTKKHKKPSIS
- a CDS encoding ADP-ribosyltransferase — translated: MKLPQDITVYRGTDSRPFEQLLEIDQLTGEYNWHTLIGKTFKEYAFLSTSVEQRAAFNHLNVSWEINLPKGTTGGMLNQVSNYPIEAEFLLNAGQEFLISDTKVDSFGNVKVIMDLILNSK
- a CDS encoding Imm63 family immunity protein; protein product: MKKEINPKIKTLNYYSNEIYFSHPNLGYDGSYIYSDAQGYHYVETERGEKTTHKVTDDVFEISYWVLEPIVSEIAFNFESKNRVYGEDSRKLAFRKKLELFSLIGENFKKREEIEQSEILKRVPYKHIKEN
- a CDS encoding ADP-ribosylglycohydrolase family protein; amino-acid sequence: MSRRMVDRWEDDNKSYLKLNIKNRIYPTLYGLVIGDCLGVPVEFKKRGTFTIADMEGYGTYNQPKGTWSDDSSLTFCLMENIVENGDEASLLRKFVKYKEEGYLTPYGAMFDIGNTTIEAVNRFLGGSSPSQCGGKEEYDNGNGALMRIAPLAFILCSNFNFIEKCNVIKKYTELTHAHPRSIVGSIIYIQLLIAMYLNNSINLSISGIEKLFKTNFNENHVYRKELESYKRIFQDGFFDLKENEIKSSGYVVDTLEAAIWCLGTTKTFEGAVLKAVNLGGDTDTIASITGSLAGIYYKMDAIPEKWIRQIASKEKVDELINRFMLYCANQAVIKEYGEL
- a CDS encoding DUF5344 family protein, coding for MYKIELNDSVVKSRIDQAEQALSRLMPPGSFSCGSNRLAATGAWREREQMLVRLLSAYLAGVQKNISDTRANVDLLKRQDEVIR